The following coding sequences are from one Buteo buteo unplaced genomic scaffold, bButBut1.hap1.1 HAP1_SCAFFOLD_62, whole genome shotgun sequence window:
- the LOC142027833 gene encoding maestro heat-like repeat-containing protein family member 2B: protein MAFAWRSSVSIRGILLPMRRMRALRALCSCVRSQSRPARSEDRGGVTGTVPAAVTTFVAVGTSLLKRLQDHEGDRVETYRELESVLWGDDGCLTSGVVNRLIAEALSDMRAAQGVTGDVKMAASDVLVALARSHFHFVMSELQSHLKAMRKVPDEIVLLTLGKMARSYALRCIPFVGMTLLALRTVLTQVGSGEVLHAICSVLEQWSKGVSTYLCSWEQCPFPRKGVAQFCEAIYPVFRYVVANWLDCKEEEDKQAVLGAVAAMLGVLLHEEQHREQTWEQLLWLLQQYQEVRDNSRLTESLSYVLEILEGVQTPMPQGTALAISTAVRRQLPDVTEEAGPAQKAVLSRCIMLQARMRPEETGMFLHSQLSGGSEAGRVAALGLLGALARADAPAVREKLPQLVEAMRALCSDPSAQVRRAVLEFSRELLSSGSQSCWPWDVVGHIFSEFSRTSGTLVAGGLFAWENPEDGAIRALCLDIVGSLDVTLRGMTKLLWPRLLQYVVPAQYSGMLIPLSRCLRALVERRERAGCEEEEPDAMDSQEQARLPAPQALLARLLVVAAAPYPSRERAVAALQLLQALHGRIHRGLGAAWATEIPLLLQYLEGRTESSLASAEWERRVLKFLRASLEPVEDKAWTVGLSQELSQRLGSSAAGSWEELFLYKALGTVLAACQDLRHVQGQVLRFLQETNPVELSEAKGMISVVSHAAESHFHLVLGTVTMFSAAFTRDWSRQASTGWEVQRRQKMERTRTIRAALMRTYSGIALHAPKEQLLTCVDKEIMGNILRLSRDKERDLQLKLALVQSITEVSCAIQAVGDCGSFELSLKQEAMRTLLDWIKREPWDSLVYGVFQALEELSKLRPPLSRKENGNLLAVCCQSVLSHPSEEQMKKGRKSVRAAVNMELLHRRGMEDLGHLIETLLEAEATSACFCKVFHVLKGWLTSAKEWERERALRVCTHVLGACKERCELTRGCPYKQFGSLVGLLGSLTSDCLDTCHQRAWVCLGYLLQMQAKSMKVPQADEIRCLCEELNSPDTETFAETCTQITKAVCRCIPAAQAVDFLTAILDSLLHVMPPRARAVRKWVFIFLVECREEIVQEVPKILNTLYSYMQQSTHRPFLLRAVFLLTRFHQEPVISSLLQKSLLMDSDTVELWRSLGRSILGIQILRCLVEKLNRAGNDRLGTDSSPCEQHSCQTALETLTITRAISEVVFALRSTEELRRLLPHLLPSLLRWASEMLGGERQLLLMTSWKQLHVEKPCRIFLSAIKLVLGKCMAQKWTQLLEIWGVWARLEVPVAHPEGVRLLTSVLLNAGVVSPCLVKNLLPWLNSCSVQLRMTATAFFAEVRQEMGKEGVRGLLPRYCCLGCLFLWEDPWRTGPWSGVARGAPGRDQVPTALPVVLFQISRDRRTTGTSERGRH, encoded by the exons ATGGCTTTTGCCTGGAGGAGCAGCGTGTCGATCCGTGGGATCCTGCTGCCCATGCGGAGGATGAGAGCGCTCAGAG ctctctgctcatGCGTGCGTTCCCAGTCCAGACCTGCGCGTTCTGAGGACAGAGGCGGTGTGACGGGGACTGTCCCTGCGGCCGTCACTACCTTTGTGGCCGTCGGGACTTCTCTGCTAAAGCGACTGCAAGACCATGAG GGTGACCGAGTGGAGACGTACCGGGAGCTGGAGAGCGTCTTGTGGGGAGACGACGGCTGTTTGACGAGTGGCGTTGTGAACCGCCTGATAGCAGAGGCGTTGAGTGACATGCGAGCAGCCCAG GGTGTGACAGGTGACGTGAAGATGGCCGCTAGTGACGTCCTGGTAGCTCTGGCCCGCTCCCACTTCCACTTTGTCATGTCCGAGCTCCAGAGCCACCTGAAGGCCATGAGGAAGGTCCCTGATGAGATTGTGCTCCTCACCTTGGGCAAAATGGCCCGCAGCTATG ccctgcggTGCATCCCCTTTGTGGGAATGACGCTGCTCGCCCTGCGCACCGTGCTGACCCAGGTGGGGAGCGGCGAGGTCCTGCATGCCATCTGCAGTG TCCTGGAGCAATGGTCGAAAGGAGTCAGTACATacctctgcagctgggagcaatgcCCCTTCCCTCGCAAGGGGGTAGCACAGTTCTGTGAAGCCATTTACCCGGTCTTCCGCTATGTGGTGGCAAATTGGCTGGactgcaaggaggaagag gACAAGCAGGCTGTCCTCGGGGCAGTGGCTGCCATGCTGGGGGTCCTTCTGCATGAGGAGCAGCACCGAGAGCAGAcctgggagcagctcctctggctcCTGCAGCAATACCAGGAGGTCCGAGACAACTCCCGGCTCACCGAG AGCCTCAGCTATGTCCTGGAGATCCTGGAGGGAGTTCAGACCCCAATGCCGCAGGGCACGGCTCTTGCCATCAGCACCGCTGTGCGCCGCCAG CTCCCTGATGTGACCGAGGAGGCTGGCCCTGCCCAGAAGGCAGTGCTGTCCCGCTGCATCATGCTGCAGG CACGAATGCGCCCCGAGGAGACAGGCATGTTTCTGCACTCCCAGCTGAGCGGTGGGAGTGAGGCCGGTCGCGTGGCAGCCCTGGGCCTGCTGGGAGCGCTGGCCCGCGCTGACG CACCTGCGGTGAGAGAGaagctgccccagctggtggAGGCCATGCGCGCCTTGTGCAGTGACCCCAGTGCCCAG GTGCGGAGGGCAGTTCTGGAgttcagcagggagctgctcagctccggatcccagagctgctggccatggGATGTGGTGGGGCACATCTTCAGCGAGTTCAGCCGGACCTCGGGCACACTG GTGGCAGGAGGCCTTTTTGCCTGGGAAAACCCAGAGGATGGAGCAATTCGAGCCCTGTGCCTGGACATCGTGGGCTCACTGGACGTCACTCTGAGAGGGATGACCAAA ctcctgtggccGAGGCTGCTGCAGTACGTGGTGCCAGCCCAGTACAGCGGCATGCTGATCCCGCTCTCCCGCTGCCTCCGAGCCCTGGTTGAGAGACGGGAGAGAGCGGGgtgcgaggaggaggagccggATGCCATGGACTCCCAGGAGCAAG cccgGCTGCCGGCTCCCCAGGCCCTGCTGGCTCGACTGCTG GTGGTGGCGGCAGCTCCTTACCCGAGCCGCGAACGCGCAGTCGCTgccttgcagctgctgcaggccctCCACGGCAGGATCCACAGAGGCTTGGGGGCGGCGTGGGCGACCGAgatccccctcctgctgcagtacCTGGAAG GCAGAACTGAGAGCTCCCTGGCCTCTGCAGAGTGGGAGCGCCGTGTGCTTAAG TTTCTGCGAGCGTCGCTGGAGCCCGTGGAGGACAAGGCCTGGACCGTAGGcctgagccaggagctgagccagcggctgggcagctctgctgccggcTCCTGGGAGGAG cttttcctgtacAAGGCTCTTGGGACGGTGCTGGCAGCTTGTCAGGACCTCAGACACGTCCAAGGGCAGGTGCTGAGGTTCCTCCAGGAGACAAACCCTGTGGAGCTGTCTGAGGCCAAG GGAATGATTTCTGTTGTGTCCCACGCTGCCGAGAGCCACTTCCACCTGGTCTTGGGCACGGTGACTATGTTCTCTGCCGCTTTCACCAGAGACTGGTCCCGCCAGGCTTCCACGGGCTGGGAG GTACAGCGGCGGCAGAAGATGGAGCGAACCCGGACCATTCGTGCTGCTCTCATGCGCACCTACAGCGGCATTGCGCTGCATGCCCCCAAGGAGCAGCTGCTCACCTGTGTGGATAAAGAAATCATGGGCAACATCCTGAGGCTCTCCAGAGATAAAGAGAGG GACTTGCAGCTCAAGCTCGCCCTGGTGCAGAGCATCACCGAGGTCAGTTGTGCCATCCAGGCTGTGGGCGACTGCGGCAGCTTTGAGCTCTCCTTAAAGCAGGAGGCGATGCGGACCCTGCTG GACTGGATAAAGAGGGAGCCCTGGGACTCCCTGGTGTATGGAGTGTTTCAGGCCCTGGAGGAGTTGAG CAAGCTGAGGCCGCCtctgagcaggaaggaaaatggcaaCCTGCTGGCAGTGTGCTGCCAGAGTGTTTTGTCCCATCCTTCCGAGGAGCagatgaaaaagggaaggaagagtgtGAGGGCAGCTGTGAACATGGAG cttCTGCACAGGAGAGGCATGGAAGATCTGGGCCACCTCATAGAAACCCTTCTGGAGGCTGAGGCgacctctgcctgcttttgcaAAGTGTTCCAC gtccTGAAGGGCTGGCTCACCTCAGCCAAAGAATGGGAGCGGGAGAGAGCCCTGCGGGTTTGCACCCACGTGCTGGGCGCTTGCAAGGAGCGATGTGAGCTCACG agAGGATGTCCCTACAAGCAGTTCGGCTCCCTGGTGGGACTGCTGGGGTCTCTGACCAGCGACTGCCTGGACACGTGCCACCAGAGGGCATGGGTCTGCCTTGGCTACCTTCTCCAAATGCAAG CCAAGAGCATGAAGGTGCCGCAGGCAGATGAGATCCGGTGCCTTTGTGAGGAGCTGAACAGCCCGGACACCGAGACTTTTGCGGAGACCTGTACCCAAATAACAAAG GCTGTTTGCAGGtgcatccctgcagcacaggctgtggaCTTTCTGACTGCCATCCTGGACAGCTTGCTGCATGTCATGCCCCCACGTGCAAGAGCAGTGAGAAAGTGGGTGTTCATCTTCCTGGTGGAATGCAGAGAGGAGATAGTCCAGGAG GTGCCAAAAATCCTGAACACCCTTTACAGCTACATGCAGCAGAGCACCCACAGGCCCTTCCTGCTCCGTGCAGTGTTTCTCCTCACCCGCTTTCACCAGGAGCCTGTAATCAGCAGTCTCCTCCAGAAGAGTCTGCTCATGGACAG TGACACggtggagctgtggaggagcctggggagaagcatCCTTGGGATTCAGATCCTGAGGTGCTTAGTGGAGAAattaaacagagcaggaaacGACCGCCTGGGGACGGACTCCTCCCCTtgtgagcagcacagctgtcagACTGCTCTGGAGACTCTGACG atcaCCCGTGCCATCTCCGAGGTGGTGTTTGCCCTGAGGAGCACGGAGGAGCTCAGGCGACTgcttccccacctccttcccagcctgctcaGGTGGGCCAGTGAAAtgctgggtggggagaggcagctttTGCTCATGACCAGCTGGAAACAACTGCATGTGGAGAAGCCGTGCAG gattttcctttcagctatAAAGTTGGTGCTGGGCAAATGCATGGCGCAGAAATGGACGCAGCTGCTCGAGATTTGGGGAGTGTGGGCTCGCCTGGAAGTCCCCGTGGCTCACCCTGAGGGGGTGCGTCTCCTGACCAG TGTCCTGCTCAACGCTGGAGTCGTCTCCCCCTGTCTGGTGAAGAACCTCTTGCCGTGGCTGAATTCCTGCTCAGTTCAACTGCGGATGACAGCTacagctttctttgctgaggtaaggcaggagatggggaaggaaggggtcaGAGGACTTTTACCGAGATACTGCTGCTTgggatgtctttttttgtgggaagatCCCTGGCGAACGGGTCCCTGGAGCGGGGTGGCCAGGGGAGCACCTGGCCGGGACCAGGTCCCCACGGCGCTGCCTGTGGTGTTGTTCCAGATCTCTCGGGACCGCAGGACGACAGGGACCTCCGAGCGAGGCAGGCACTAG